A single genomic interval of Juglans regia cultivar Chandler chromosome 1, Walnut 2.0, whole genome shotgun sequence harbors:
- the LOC109006025 gene encoding probable LRR receptor-like serine/threonine-protein kinase At5g48740 — protein sequence MASVVLRDIKSTKNLWRESEFMNMRCFGVRFLLFCGLWVIGFCDQDGFLSISCGGTTTYTDSSNISWVPDGEYVSTGNISTSSSGDPIRFFPDIQGRKCYRIPVINASSLILVRAQFLYKNYDGSGKPPSFSVSLGTAITSTINLTTNDPWTEELLWPVNKDTLSFCLHAIPEGGSPVISSLEVRPLPQGAYASGIGDFPNKSLRKSYRINCGYANGSLRYPLDPYDRIWDADQNFMPLHLSTGFTIQQSLDLSSLREAPPAAVLQTARVLVRRNVLTYNLPLDTLGDYCIFLYFAGILPVSSTFDVFINGDAVKSNYTVKISDVSALYITQKGIKSLNLTLKNITYYPHVNAIEVYEIVEIPPEASSTTVSALRVIEQSTGLNLGWQDDPCSPSTWDHIGCEGSLVTSLDLSDINLRSINPTFGDLLDLKTLDLHNTSLTGEIQNLGSLQELEKLNLSFNELTSFGSDLDTLASLRILDLQNNSLQGIVPDSLGKLVNLHFLNLENNKLQGTLPESLNRETLEIRTSGNLCLSFSTMTCSGVSSNPSTETPQVTIFPPKKHTGHDHIAIIAGAAGGAILALLFFSSIIFICIKKKRTEVTYTSRSVTEIRNWNAAKVFSYKEIKAATNKFKEVIGRGSFGSVYLGKLPDGKLVAVKVRLDKSQLGADSFVNEVYLLSQIRHQNLVCLEGFCHESKQQILVYEYLPGGSLADHLYGSISKKALLSWVRRLKIVIDAAKGLDYLHNGNEPRIIHRDVKCSNILLDEEMNAKVCDLGLSKQITQPDATHVTTVVKGTAGYLDPEYYSTQQLTEKSDVYSFGVVLLEIICGREPLNHSGTPDSFNLVLFAKPYLQAGAFEIVDESLMGTFDVESMRKAALIAVRSVERDASQRPTIAEVLAELKEAYSIQLSYLASHEHAN from the exons ATGGCGTCTGTGGTTCTGAGAgatataaaaagtactaaaaattTGTGGAGGGAGTCTGAGTTCATGAACATGAGGTGTTTCGGGGTCCGTTTCCTTCTGTTCTGCGGCTTATGGGTTATTGGTTTCTGTGACCAAGACG GTTTCTTGAGTATATCTTGCGGTGGAACTACTACTTATACTGATTCATCCAACATATCATGGGTCCCGGACGGTGAATATGTAAGCACAGGTAACATCAGCACCTCCTCGTCTGGTGATCCAATCCGGTTTTTCCCAGATATTCAAGGGCGCAAGTGTTATAGAATCCCAGTAATTAATGCTTCCTCGTTGATACTCGTAAGGGCACAATTCCTGTACAAAAACTATGATGGAAGTGGGAAACCCCCTTCATTCTCTGTTTCTCTTGGGACAgctattactagcaccataaaCCTCACCACTAATGATCCATGGACAGAAGAGCTTCTATGGCCAGTTAATAAGGACACGCTCTCCTTCTGTTTGCATGCCATTCCAGAAGGTGGATCTCCAGTCATTTCTTCTCTTGAAGTACGACCACTGCCTCAAGGAGCTTATGCAAGTGGCATTGGGGATTTTCCCAATAAGTCACTTAGAAAGAGTTATAGAATCAATTGTGGTTATGCCAATGGCTCGTTGCG GTATCCTTTGGATCCATATGATCGTATATGGGATGCTGATCAAAACTTTATGCCACTTCACCTGTCAACGGGGTTTACTATTCAACAAAGTTTAGATCTGTCTAGCTTAAGGGAGGCTCCCCCTGCTGCTGTGCTTCAAACTGCACGTGTTTTGGTAAGAAGGAATGTGTTGACATATAACCTTCCTCTCGACACCCTTGGTGACTACTGCATTTTCCTCTATTTTGCCGGGATTCTTCCTGTGTCCTCTACATTTGATGTATTCATTAACGGAGATGCTGTGAAATCGAACTATACTGTAAAGATATCAGATGTTAGTGCTCTATATATTACACAGAAGGGGATTAAGAGCTTGAACCTTACACTGAAGAATATTACTTACTATCCTCATGTCAATGCAATTGAGGTGTATGAGATAGTTGAAATTCCACCGGAAGCTTCCTCAACCACAG TTTCAGCACTTCGGGTCATTGAGCAGTCCACTGGTTTAAATCTGGGATGGCAAGATGATCCGTGCTCTCCTTCAACATGGGACCATATTGGTTGTGAAGGAAGTCTTGTTACATCATT gGACCTTTCAGACATCAACCTGAGGTCAATCAATCCAACATTTGGTGACTTGTTGGATCTTAAAACACT GGATCTGCATAACACTTCTCTTACTGGTGAGATACAGAACTTGGGTAGCTTGCAAGAGCTTGAGAAATT GAACCTGAGTTTCAATGAGCTAACTTCCTTTGGTTCGGATTTGGACACCTTGGCTAGCCTTCGCATTCT GGACTTGCAAAATAATAGTTTACAGGGAATAGTTCCTGACAGCTTGGGAAAGTTAGTGAACCTTCACTTCTT GAATCTGGAGAACAATAAACTACAAGGTACCCTACCAGAGTCTTTGAACAGAGAAACTTTGGAAATTAG AACGTCAGGGAATTTGTGCCTTTCCTTCTCCACAATGACATGCAGTGGCGTTTCATCCAACCCTTCAACTGAGACACCGCAAGTTACTATATTCCCCCCAAAGAAGCATACCGGACATGATCATATAGCAATTATAGCTGGTGCAGCTGGTGGAGCCATACTTGcacttctcttcttttccagTATAATTTTCATCTgcataaagaaaaagagaactgAAGTCACATATACATCAA GGTCTGTAACAGAGATAAGAAACTGGAATGCAGCAAAAGTCTTTTCTTACAAAGAAATCAAAGCAGctacaaacaaatttaaggaGGTTATAGGCCGTGGTAGTTTCGGATCTGTTTACCTTGGAAAGCTTCCAGATGGTAAATTAGTTGCTGTGAAAGTGAGGCTTGATAAAAGCCAACTTGGGGCTGATTCTTTTGTCAATGAG GTCTATCTTTTGTCACAAATTCGCCATCAAAATCTTGTATGTTTGGAAGGATTCTGTCATGAATCAAAGCAGCAAATACTAGTCTATGAGTATCTACCTGGAGGGTCATTGGCTGATCACCTTTACG GTTCAATCAGTAAAAAAGCTTTGTTAAGCTGGGTTCGCAGACTGAAAATTGTTATTGATGCTGCAAAAG gattGGACTATTTACACAATGGAAATGAACCACGAATCATACATCGTGATGTGAAGTGCAGCAATATTCTTTTGGATGAGGAAATGAATGCCAAGGTCTGTGACTTAGGTCTCTCTAAACAAATAACCCAGCCAGATGCAACTCATGTCACAACTGTTGTCAAGGGCACTGCTGGATATTTAGATCCAGA ATATTATTCCACCCAACAGCTGACCGAGAAGAGTGACGTGTACAGCTTTGGGGTTGTTCTCTTGGAGATCATATGTGGGAGAGAACCTTTGAATCACTCGGGAACTCCAGACTCATTCAATCTGGTGTTATTT GCCAAGCCCTACTTACAGGCAGGGGCATTTGAGATTGTTGATGAGAGCCTAATGGGAACTTTCGATGTGGAGAGCATGAGAAAGGCAGCCTTAATTGCAGTGAGGTCAGTAGAGAGAGATGCATCACAAAGACCAACGATTGCTGAGGTTTTGGCAGAACTGAAAGAAGCCTACAGTATTCAGCTCTCTTATCTCGCATCTCATGAACATGCCAACTGA